One Setaria viridis chromosome 7, Setaria_viridis_v4.0, whole genome shotgun sequence genomic region harbors:
- the LOC117864250 gene encoding GDP-L-galactose phosphorylase 2: MEMKLTIRRVPTVVSNYQEDADKPRAGCGRNCLGDCCLPVSKLPLYAFKANPAKPSQEDASSTKSLVNILLTEWEDRMARGLFRYDVTACETKVIPGNLGFVAQLNEGRHLKKRPTEFRVDRVLQPFDPAKFNFTKVGQEEVLFQFENGAGDDSYFLNNAPITVADRAPNVVAINVSPIEYGHVLLIPRVLDGLPQRIDPESFLLALQMAAEAASPYFRLGYNSLGAFATINHLHFQAYYLSVPFPVEKAATHKIPLSEDTMKSGVTVSKLINYPVRGLVFEGGNTLNDLANVVSSACIWLQDNNVPYNVLISDCGKRIFLFPQCYAEKQALGEVSQELLDTQVNPAVWEISGHIVLKRRNDYEEASETSAWKLLAEVSLSEERFEEVKAYIFTAAGLVQADEEKVSEGEEATYTPVPVAPLPIAEGCLVLQ, encoded by the exons ATGGAGATGAAGCTCACCATCAGGAGGGTGCCCACCGTCGTCTCCAACTACCAGGAGGACGCCGACAAGCCGCGCGCCGGATGCGGCAGGAACTGCCTCGGCGACTGCTGCCTCCCTG TTTCAAAGCTCCCCCTCTACGCTTTCAAGGCAAATCCGGCAAAGCCTTCACAGGAGGATGCTTCTTCAACTAAGTCCCTTGTCAATATCCTCCTTACTGAG TGGGAGGACAGGATGGCTCGAGGCTTATTCCGCTATGATGTCACTGCCTGTGAAACCAAGGTCATCCCTGGCAACCTTGGGTTCGTTGCACAACTGAATGAAGGCCGCCACCTTAAGAAGCGCCCTACCGAGTTCCGTGTCGACCGTGTGCTTCAGCCATTTGACCCTGCCAAGTTCAACTTTACCAAAGTTGGCCAGGAAGAGGTGCTCTTCCAGTTTGAGAATGGTGCTGGCGATGACAGCTACTTCCTGAATAATGCTCCAATCACTGTTGCTGATCGTGCACCAAATGTTGTTGCTATCAAT GTGAGCCCAATTGAATATGGTCACGTGCTTCTCATTCCCCGTGTTCTGGACGGCTTGCCTCAGAGGATTGATCCAGAGAGCTTCTTGCTAGCACTGCAGATGGCAGCTGAGGCAGCTAGCCCATACTTCAGGCTTGGTTACAATAGTTTGGGTGCCTTTGCTACCATCAATCACCTCCACTTTCAG GCATACTACTTGTCAGTGCCTTTCCCTGTCGAGAAGGCAGCTACCCACAAGATCCCTCTTTCTGAGGACACAATGAAGAGTGGGGTGACTGTGTCCAAGCTGATAAATTATCCTGTGAGAGGCCTGGTATTTGAGGGAGGGAACACACTGAATGACCTGGCAAATGTGGTTTCCAGTGCTTGTATTTGGCTGCAGGACAACAATGTGCCTTACAATGTGCTTATTTCAGACTGTGGCAAGAGGATCTTCCTCTTCCCCCAG TGCTATGCTGAGAAGCAGGCTCTGGGCGAAGTGAGCCAGGAGCTGCTGGACACCCAGGTGAATCCAGCCGTGTGGGAGATCAGTGGCCACATTGTGCTGAAGCGGAGGAATGACTATGAGGAGGCATCTGAAACCTCTGCGTGGAAGCTCCTCGCCGAGGTCTCCCTGTCTGAGGAACGCTTCGAGGAAGTGAAGGCCTACATCTTTACTGCTGCTGGTCTGGTTCAGGCCGATGAGGAGAAAGTCAGTGAGGGTGAGGAAGCAACCTACACGCCCGTCCCCGTCGCCCCTCTGCCTATTGCAGAAGGCTGCCTCGTCCTCCAGTGA
- the LOC117865009 gene encoding uncharacterized protein — protein sequence MSAPGEAGSRICRNTTSVKVQTFMGTGAVPCTETRKKFPVLVRVTAAAAEEQISSATPHGVDIVAVLDVSMSADKLKRTKDAMNIVINKLGPEDRLSIVSFGSDDVRREMELTGMSDHQGRKDAKDVVKRLLTQGGASSMGRRVPPAALHEGAQILRERQDGEKSSSRVGCILFLSDGLNTQILDDASISSDFPVHTLGLGADHDPKALKHIADKTSGTYSFANKDMAKIKDACALFTSIPATSVEITLRAHEGALISSNETGPDDGRSLAIRIDNMYAGEKRNFIVYLALEATAEGRQKLLTIGGRYQNLSESKNLDDTDDVFLMRPDEKSSKTGRQVFLRVPDVAAQIKMLFLGISGSVPQPTAATITSRLQQIWQDVCHSTEGKIRNAPETMGNIKEAGYQKMTRGINNFYRYKVSGLPYKLSWPRSLNWRRATTKNNEPESPKTGDVVLTPGQEPEEIAQDGNHGNAATTAAATWEKIIARARRHPCSRLRPGVAVVLVLTSLLLMMLYSGLEGSSMAKGIAQLQYPMLLFSKSNYAAWDANKAIDPKQIPARKDQEMAFQLSGKKADKPAWKATKATDESSSPGQGCCRDNADDASDKCGECHGRDHDTDRESDLVAKILDIILSSVKGKESELKSLLVEARCDHE from the exons ATGTCGGCCCCTGGGGAGGCCGGCTCGCGAATCTGCCGCAACACCACTTCG GTGAAGGTCCAAACGTTCATGGGAACCGGGGCGGTGCCATGCACCGAGACGCGCAAGAAATTCCCGGTCCTGGTGCGGgtcacggccgccgcggcggaggagcagaTCAGCTCCGCCACGCCGCACGGCGTGGACATCGTTGCGGTGCTCGACGTAAGCATGTCAGCGGACAAGCTGAAGCGCACGAAGGACGCCATGAACATCGTCATCAACAAGCTCGGCCCCGAGGACCGGCTCTCCATCGTGTCGTTCGGCAGCGACGACGTGCGCCGCGAAATGGAGCTCACCGGCATGTCTGACCATCAAGGCCGGAAAGACGCTAAGGACGTGGTCAAGCGGCTACTCACACAAGGTGGGGCGAGCAGTATGGGCCGTAGGGTACCGCCTGCTGCTCTGCATGAGGGAGCTCAG ATTCTAAGGGAGCGTCAAGATGGCGAGAAGAGCAGCAGCCGTGTAGGCTGCATCTTGTTCCTGTCGGACGGTCTGAACACCCAGATCTTGGACGACGCATCTATTAGCAGCGACTTCCCAGTACACACCTTGGGCTTGGGCGCCGACCACGACCCCAAGGCCCTGAAGCACATCGCCGACAAGACCTCCGGCACCTACTCCTTCGCCAACAAGGACATGGCCAAGATCAAGGACGCCTGCGCTCTGTTCACGTCCATCCCGGCGACATCCGTGGAGATCACCCTCAGGGCTCACGAGGGCGCTCTCATATCGTCCAACGAGACGGGCCCCGACGACGGACGGTCTCTCGCGATCCGCATCGACAACATGTATGCCGGCGAGAAGAGGAACTTCATCGTCTACCTGGCACTGGAAGCTACGGCGGAGGGCAGGCAGAAGCTCCTGACCATCGGCGGCCGGTACCAGAACCTTAGTGAGAGCAAGAACCTTGATGACACTGATGATGTTTTCTTGATGCGGCCAGATGAAAAATCCTCCAAGACCGGCCGCCAAGTTTTCCTCCGTGTCCCTGATGTGGCGGCACAAATCAAGATGTTGTTCCTGGGTATCTCCGGCTCAGTGCCACAGCCGACCGCGGCGACGATCACTTCCAGGTTGCAACAAATATGGCAGGATGTGTGCCACTCAACGGAAGGCAAAATTAGAAACGCTCCTGAGACCATGGGAAACATCAAGGAGGCAGGTTACCAAAAGATGACCAGGGGCATCAACAACTTCTACCGGTACAAGGTATCAGGGCTGCCTTACAAATTGTCATGGCCAAGGAGCCTCAATTGGCGGCGTGCAACCACTAAGAACAACGAACCCGAATCTCCCAAGACTGGTGATGTCGTCCTGACCCCAGGGCAAGAACCAGAAGAAATTGCCCAAGATGGAAACCACGGcaacgccgccaccaccgccgctgccacATGGGAAAAAATCATAGCTCGGGCAAGGAGACACCCCTGCTCTCGTTTGCGCCCGGGTGTTGCAGTTGTGCTTGTCCTGACCTCGCTCCTTCTGATGATGCTCTACTCTGGGCTTGAAGGAAGCTCCATGGCAAAGGGCATAGCACAGCTGCAGTATCCAATGCTTTTGTTCTCCAAGAGCAACTATGCTGCTTGGGATGCAAACAAGGCCATAGATCCCAAACAGATTCCCGCAAGGAAGGACCAGGAGATGGCGTTCCAGTTGTCTGGGAAGAAGGCAGACAAACCGGCATGGAAGGCAACGAAAGCGACTGATGAGAGCTCGTCGCCAGGACAAGGGTGCTGCAGAGAcaatgctgatgatgcatcagaCAAGTGCGGCGAATGCCATGGTCGTGACCATGATACAGATAGGGAAAGTGATTTGGTTGCCAAGATCTTGGACATTATCCTCTCCAGTGTCAAGGGGAAGGAAAGTGAGTTGAAGTCTCTTCTGGTTGAAGCTCGGTGTGATCATGAGTAA
- the LOC117865144 gene encoding uncharacterized protein, giving the protein MAFNDDETPASTTNIGRTKGLVTIKPVKYFKDDAALTADTVTAEVEINATSSTTVREGLDLVAVLDVSGSMGDSKYPEKAKIESLKKAMKFVIMKLTPVDRLSIVTFSSVGKRLSPLRSMTPTAQNELKALVDGLTATGSTNIQAGLETGLAVIAGRVNTNARTANIFLMSDGHQNKDTEARNVEPGQVAVYTFGFGSGTDHKLMSDIARNSPGGTFSNLPDGSKVSLPFSQLLAGLLTVVAQDVELTLTPKTEGGDVDTIEVAPGTDYTTIPKGPSSGVITIKFGTLFAGEGRRVVITLKLKDVSDTNNDDYDATLGEAQHSFTAQARPRDRQVPQDIQIRRTPTPSQAPGTSGKARQVQAEIARRRHADAIRQARKLADKGQLGEARGTLEGAQDALDDIVLDDGQKLVDALRAELLKLIELMDNQKLYKSKGLPYALASETSHDRQRYAARDDDVDAVRLFATARMDAYLEQAKKFEEDPTAPVPSAEEDVKQEVAANPLGAVATELALALRNAIEALQAIEKMVAPST; this is encoded by the exons ATGGCATTCAACGACGATGAGACGCCTGCTTCTACTACCAATATAG GAAGGACCAAGGGTCTGGTGACGATCAAGCCTGTGAAGTACTTCAAGGATGATGCGGCGTTGACGGCGGACACGGTGACGGCGGAGGTGGAGATCAACGCCACGTCCTCCACCACCGTGAGGGAGGGGCTGGACCTGGTGGCCGTGCTCGACGTCAGCGGCAGCATGGGCGACTCCAAGTATCCTGAGAAGGCCAAGATCGAGAGCCTGAAGAAGGCCATGAAGTTCGTGATCATGAAGCTCACCCCCGTGGACCGCCTCTCCATCGTTACCTTCTCCAGCGTAGGGAAAAGGCTCTCCCCGCTGCGCTCCATGACCCCTACCGCCCAGAACGAACTCAAGGCTCTCGTCGACGGCCTGacggccaccggctccaccaACATACAGGCCGGCCTCGAGACCGGGCTGGCCGTCATCGCCGGCCGCGTCAACACCAACGCCCGCACCGCCAACATCTTCCTCATGTCCGACGGGCACCAAAACAAGGATACTGAAGCCAGGAATGTCGAGCCTGGCCAGGTGGCCGTCTACACGTTTGGCTTTGGTAGTGGTACGGACCACAAGTTGATGAGCGACATCGCAAGGAATTCTCCCGGCGGGACTTTCAGCAACCTGCCCGACGGGTCCAAGGTGAGCCTGCCCTTCTCGCAGCTGCTCGCCGGCCTCCTCACCGTGGTGGCGCAGGACGTGGAGCTCACCCTGACGCCCAAGACGGAGGGGGGCGACGTGGACACTATCGAGGTAGCTCCCGGCACCGACTACACGACGATCCCTAAGGGCCCTTCCTCCGGCGTGATCACCATCAAGTTCGGCACCCTCTTCGCTGGAGAAGGGCGCAGGGTCGTCATCACCCTCAAGCTCAAGGACGTGAGCGACACCAACAATGACGACTACGACGCGACCTTAGGCGAGGCCCAGCACAGCTTCACCGCCCAGGCGAGGCCCCGGGACCGTCAGGTCCCGCAGGACATCCAGATCAGGCGCACCCCGACCCCATCCCAGGCCCCTGGCACGAGCGGTAAGGCCCGGCAGGTGCAGGCCGAGATTGCCCGGCGCCGGCACGCCGACGCCATAAGGCAGGCGAGGAAGCTCGCCGACAAAGGCCAGCTCGGCGAGGCGCGGGGAACGCTGGAAGGCGCGCAGGACGCGCTGGATGACATCGTGCTGGACGACGGCCAGAAGCTTGTGGACGCGCTCCGCGCCGAGCTGCTGAAGCTGATCGAGCTCATGGACAACCAGAAGCTCTACAAATCCAAGGGCCTCCCGTACGCCCTCGCCTCCGAGACGTCCCACGACCGCCAGCGCTACGCCGCCAGggacgacgacgtcgacgccgTGCGCCTCTTTGCCACGGCGCGCATGGACGCCTACCTCGAGCAGGCCAAGAAATTCGAGGAGGACCCCACCGCGCCGGTGCCGTCCGCCGAGGAGGATGTGAAGCAGGAGGTCGCTGCCAACCCGCTCGGCGCCGTCGCCACCGAGCTCGCCTTGGCCCTCCGTAACGCTATCGAGgcgctgcaggccatcgagaaGATGGTCGCCCCAAGCACCTAG
- the LOC117865302 gene encoding uncharacterized protein has product MAFSDDETPASATNTGSSKGLVTIKPVKYFKDDAALTADTVTAEVEINATSSTTVREGLDLVAVLDVSGTMDGEKMNSMKKGMLFVIMKLTPVDRLSIVTFSDVATRLSPLRSMTLAAQQDLNALVDGLQANGGTNIQAGLETGLAVIAERVHTKARTANIFLVSGGHQTSGNARQVEHGQVAMYTFGFGRDMDHQLMSDIARKSPGGTFSSVPDGSQVSLPFSQLLSGLLTVVAQDVELTITPNPYTDQADVDTIVVAPGTDYTQDTDTATGVITVKFGTLFAGEGRRVLVTLTLKDVSATVSEEYEVTLAEVQHSFTAQGRPRDPQIPHDILIRRTPSPSQAPDASSRVRQVQAEIARRNHAEVIKQARLLADDGQLDDARGKLVDAHKALDDIVLDRLDDGPKLVNALRAELVQLIKLMETEDLYEAKGRAYALASETYHGRLYAHHPRQRFAARCGDDEDVRLFATPRTPTDGKDLNEAPEGIVKSEDDSKKLVETLRAELLQLIRLMDTQQLYEAKARLYALTSISHGRQRYAARGGDDVDVRLFATPRMDTYREQAKNFKKDPTAPVPTADEDVN; this is encoded by the exons ATGGCATTCAGCGACGATGAGACGCCTGCTTCTGCTACCAATACAG GAAGTAGCAAGGGTCTGGTGACGATCAAGCCGGTGAAGTACTTCAAGGATGACGCGGCGCTGACCGCGGACACGGTGACGGCGGAGGTGGAGATCAACGCCACATCCTCCACCACCGTGAGGGAGGGGCTGGACCTGGTGGCGGTGCTCGACGTGAGCGGCACTATGGACGGGGAGAAAATGAACAGCATGAAGAAGGGCATGCTGTTCGTAATCATGAAGCTCACCCCCGTGGACCGCCTCTCCATCGTCACCTTCTCCGACGTCGCCACGAGGCTCAGCCCGCTGCGGTCCATGACCCTAGCGGCCCAGCAAGACCTCAACGCCCTCGTCGACGGCCTGCAGGCCAACGGTGGGACCAACATCCAGGCCGGTCTCGAGACCGGGCTGGCCGTGATCGCCGAGCGCGTCCACACCAAGGCCCGCACGGCGAACATCTTTCTCGTCTCCGGCGGGCACCAGACCTCCGGCAACGCCAGGCAGGTCGAGCATGGCCAGGTGGCCATGTACACGTTTGGTTTTGGCAGGGATATGGACCACCAGCTAATGAGCGACATCGCCAGGAAATCACCGGGCGGGACCTTCAGCTCGGTGCCAGACGGGTCCCAGGTGAGCCTGCCCTTCTCGCAGCTGCTCAGTGGCCTCCTCACCGTGGTGGCGCAGGACGTGGAGCTCACCATCACGCCCAATCCCTACACGGACCAGGCGGACGTGGACACCATAGTGGTGGCTCCCGGCACCGACTACACGCAGGACACCGATACGGCCACCGGCGTGATCACCGTCAAGTTCGGCACCCTCTTCGCCGGAGAAGGGCGCAGAGTCCTCGTCACCCTCACGCTCAAGGACGTGAGCGCCACCGTCAGCGAGGAGTACGAGGTGACCTTGGCCGAGGTCCAACACAGCTTCACCGCCCAGGGGAGGCCGCGAGACCCCCAAATCCCGCATGACATCCTGATAAGGCGCACCCCGAGCCCATCTCAGGCCCCTGATGCAAGCAGTAGGGTGCGGCAGGTGCAGGCCGAGATCGCCAGGCGTAACCACGCCGAGGTCATCAAGCAGGCGAGGTTGCTGGCGGACGACGGCCAGTTGGACGACGCGCGGGGCAAGCTGGTGGACGCGCACAAGGCGCTGGACGACATCGTGCTGGACCGCCTGGACGACGGACCCAAGCTGGTGAACGCGCTCCGCGCCGAGCTGGTGCAGCTGATCAAGCTCATGGAGACGGAGGACCTCTACGAGGCGAAGGGCCGCGCATACGCCCTCGCCTCCGAGACGTACCACGGCCGCCTGTACGCCCACCACCCCCGCCAGCGCTTCGCCGCCAGGTGCGGCGATGATGAAGACGTCCGCCTCTTCGCCACGCCGCGCACCCCGACCGATGGCAAGGACCTCAACGAGGCGCCGGAGGGCATCGTGAAGTCGGAGGACGACAGCAAGAAGCTGGTGGAGACGCTGCGCGCCGAGCTGCTGCAGCTGATCAGGCTCATGGACACACAGCAGCTCTACGAGGCGAAGGCTCGCCTGTACGCCCTGACATCGATATCCCACGGCCGCCAGCGCTACGCCGCCAGGGGTGGCGACGATGTAGACGTCCGCCTCTTCGCCACGCCGCGCATGGACACCTACCGCGAACAAGCCAAGAATTTCAAGAAGGACCCCACCGCGCCGGTGCCCACCGCCGACGAGGACGTCAATTGA
- the LOC117865738 gene encoding dolabradiene monooxygenase-like produces MEDKQLLAVAVAVLLVVVLCKRRKPRPNLPPGPWTLPVIGSLHHLMRSPLLFRVLRGLAHKHGPLMAIRLGEVPAVVASSVEAAQAILKTHDAAFADRFAPATFATAAYDATDLILSPYGERWRQLRKVVVQEMLTAARVQSFRHIR; encoded by the coding sequence ATGGAAGACAAGCAGCTtctcgccgtggccgtggccgtgctgctcgtcgtcgtcctctgcAAGCGGCGGAAGCCCAGGCCCAACCTGCCTCCCGGCCCGTGGACGCTGCCGGTGATCGGCAGCCTCCACCACCTGATGCGCAGCCCGCTGCTGTTCCGTGTCCTGCGCGGCCTGGCGCACAAGCACGGGCCGCTCATGGCGATCCGCCTCGGCGAGGTGCCCGCGGTGGTGGCGTcgtcggtggaggcggcgcaggcgatCCTCAAGACGCACGACGCCGCGTTCGCCGACCGGTTCGCCCCCGCCACCTTCGCCACGGCCGCCTACGACGCCACCGACCTGATACTCTCGCCCtacggcgagcggtggcgccaGCTCCGCAAGGTCGTCGTGCAGGAGATGCTCACCGCCGCCCGGGTGCAGTCGTTCAGGCACATCCGctag